Sequence from the Pseudomonas frederiksbergensis genome:
GTTGCCTGGCGGATTTTCTGATTCCTGGGGAGGACCACCATGCAGCACCGTACCAGCACCGCCGGGCTCGTCGGTTTTACGCTCACTGCCTTGGCCATGGCCGTGGCCAGCGAGCGCTTGAGCGCTGCCGAGACATCGGCCACCGAGCACGTCGAGGTAGTCGGCCAGGCCGCCAGTATCGACCAAGCCCTCAAGGAGCAACGCAGCGCCGACAGCATCAAGAGTGTGGTGCACGCCGACGGCGTGGCACAGCTGCCGGATGAGAACGTCGCCGAAGCGGTCCAGCGCCTGCCGGGCATCAGCGTCGAACGCGACCAGGGCGAAGGCCGCTTCGTCAGCGTGCGCGGGCTGGGGCCGGACCTCAACAGCGTGACCATCAACGGCACGCTGGTGCCCGCCCCGGAAAGCGAACGCCGCGCGGTCGCCCTCGACGTGTTGCCCTCGGAACTGGTGCAGTCGCTGTCGGTGATCAAGACCCTGACGCCGGACATGGACGCCAACTCACTGGGCGGTACGGTGGACGTCAAGAGCCTCTCGGCTTTTGATCATAAGGGACTGTTCTACACCGGCAGCAGCGAAGCCAGCTATGACAAGAACACTGCCCAGACCAGCCCGAAATTTTCCGGCGCCATCAGTGATCGTTTCAGCCTGGGCGACGGCATCGACAACTTCGGCGTCGCCGCCGCGCTGAGCTGGCAGAAGCGTGACTTCGGTTCGGACAACGTCGAAACCGGCGGCGCCTGGGACTTCGAGCAAGGCTCACGACTCGAAGAATTCGAACAGCGCGACTACGACATCCGTCGCGAGCGTGCTGGCGGCGGGCTGAATTTCGACTACAAGCCTGATGACTTCAGTAGCTATTACCTGCGCACGCTGTACAGCCGCTACAAGGACAGCGAAACCCGCAACGCCGCCAGTATTGCCTTCGACGACCCACAGGCGCCGGGCGAGATCGGCCCTGCCGAGGGTGAGCGCAAGCTCAAGCAGCGCGAAGAGACCCAGCAAATCCAATCCTATGTGCTGGGCGGCGAGCGCTTGTTCGGTCTCTGGACGCTGAGTGGCCAGGCTGGCTACAGCGAGTCCAGCGAGGACAGTCCCGGCCACATCGCCGGCGCCACGTTCCAGGGCATCGATGGCATTGACGGTGGTTTCTACGACAGTGGCAAGCCGCGGCCGATCGTTGGCCCAGGCTTCTACGATCCCGCCAACTTCAGCCTCGACAAGGTGGACTGGGAACGGCAGAAAACCACCGACACCGAGAAGAACCTGCGCCTGGACCTGGCCCGTGACTATGACGTGAAAGGCTACGCATCCCAGGTGAAATTCGGTGGCAAGGTCAGCCGGCGCGACAAGGACAACGATCTCGACGCCTGGGTGTACGAGGATTTCGATGACCTGGGGTTCACCGACGAGCAACTCGGTCTTGGCCAGTTCCAGAAGGGCAACGTCGACTACCGCCTGGGCCGGTTCGGCCCTGGGATCAGTGCCGGTGCCATCAAGCAATTGCTGGGAGGCCTCGATCGCGACGAGTTTTTCGACGAGCAGGAGTCGCGGGTCAACGACTTCAAGATGAGCGAAGACATCAACGCCGCGTACCTGATGAATACCGTCGACATCGACGATTGGCGCTTCATTGCCGGCATGCGCTACGAAGGCACCGAGTTCGAGGCCAAGGGCACCGGCGCCACCGACGGTGTCTTCACCGACACCGATACCCGACGCCAATACCACCATTGGCTACCCGGCCTGCACGCACGTTATCAGTTGGACAAGAACACCCAGGTGCGCGCGGCCTGGACCAAGTCCGTGGTGCGACCAACCTTCGGCCAACTGGCTCCGGGTTTTGTCATCGACGATGACGAGGCCACCTTCGGCAACCCGGACCTCAAGCCCCTGGAATCGAGCAATCTGGACCTGGGCATCGAACACTTCATGGGCCGCGCCGGCACCGTCTCGGCTTTCGTGTTCTACAAGGACATACAGAACTTCGTCTACAACACCGACCTGGCCGGCACCGGCGCCTGGACCGATTTCGCCGAAGCCCACAGTTTCGCCAATGGCGACAGTGCCAAGCTCTATGGCCTGGAACTGGCTTACTCGCAAAAATTCGATTGGCTGCCGGCGCCGTGGAACGGCCTGCTGCTGGGTGGCAACGCGACGTTCAGTCGATCCGATGCGCAAATCGAAGGGTTGGACCAGGCCAGTGGCACCCAGCGCAAGCGCAGCATTGACCTGCCAAACCAGTCGGACACGGTCGGCAACCTCATGTTGGGTTGGGAAAACGACAAGCTCAGCCTGCGCCTGTCGGCCAACTACAAATCGGCCTACCTGTACGAATTGGCCTCCATCAGCGACCGCGACCATGACCTGTATGTCGACGCCCAGACTTTCGTCGACTTCAGTGCCCGCTATTCGCTGACCAAGAACCTGCAAGTCAGCCTGGAAGCCCAGAACCTCACTGACGAGCCGTACTTCGTCTACACCGGCCACCGTTCCTACAACGGCCAATTCGAGGAATACGGCCCGACCTACAAGCTGGGGCTGACGTTTACCCATTTCTGAATAGACCCCGATTCCCCGTGGCAAGCACTTCGATTCTGGTTCCATGACAAGGATTTTTCCGTTGAACACAAAGTTGTCTTTTCCCAAGCATTACGTGTTGGCAATGATCGCCTGCCTGCTGGCCAGCCATGCACAGGCCGCTCCGAGCCTGAAGCTGCAACCCTGGACACAGGACCTGTCAGCGAACGCCGTGGCGTTCCTGCCCGGCGAGGCGGCCGGGCGGTTGCTGGCCGGGCGTGATGGGTTGCTGCTGCTCGATGACCAAGGGCGCGAACTGGCGCGTTTCAACGGCGCGTTCGATGGCCTGGATACCCGCGCCCTGGGCGCAAATGCGCTGGTGACCAGCCTCGACAGCAGTCGTCAGCAAGCGTTGCTGGTCAGCCTCGATCCGCAGAAGCGCCAGTGGGGCACACCGCTGTATCTGCCGACGCGGGATTTTCCGGTGAACGGCCTGTGCCTGTACCGGGACGAGGCGAGCAATCTGTTCGTCTTCCTGGTCGGTGAAGAAGGCCGGGGCGAGCAATGGCTGGTAGGCCATGGCGAGCAACTCAGCGAGACCGCACAGCGGGTGCGTGGCCTGCCGCTGCCGCCGGATGCCACGACGTGCCAGGTACAGGACGACGCCAGCCAGTTGTTCGTCAATGAAGAGCGGGTGGGTTGGTGGGCGTATCCGGCCTCGTCCGAGGCCGAGTCCGTGCGAGTGCCGGTGGCGATGCGGGCACCGTTCGGTGACATCCGCCACCTGGCCGGCGCCATGGCTGTGCTGCCGGGGGGCTTGCTCGGGCTGGACCCGCAAGCGGGGCAGTTGAATGTGTACCAGCAGCAAGGCCAGGCATGGGTTGCCAAGGGCGGCCTGCCGCTAACGGGGCTGAAGGAGCCGGAAAGCCTCGCCGTGCGCCTGACAAAAAACGGCGCCCAGCTGCTGCTGCGTGACGATGAAAGCGGCCGTCTCTACCAAGGCGACATCAATTGGCAGCCCACGCCGGTGCCGTTGGCGCCGAGGTTGCCCAATGTCGCCGCCATCGCCCAGAGCGAGCCGGTGGCCCGCCAAGGTGATGCGGCGGATGACCCGGCCATCTGGGTCCACCCGACCACGCCCGCCATGAGTCGGGTATTGGGCACCAACAAGAAGCAAGGCCTGCTGGCTTACGACCTGCAAGGCAAGTTGCTGCAAGAGCTGCCGGTGGGACGCCTCAATAATGTCGATGTGCGCAGCGGCCTCAAGCTGGGTTCGCAAACCATCGACCTGGCCGTGGCCAGCAACCGTGACCGCAACAGCCTGAGCCTGTTCAGCATAGATCGCGCCAGCGGTGAGTTGCGCGAAGCCGGCGAGATCGCGACGCCGCTCAAGGAAATCTACGGGATCTGTCTGTTCCAGCCCGACAGCGGCGAGTTGTATGCCTTCGCCAATGGCAAGGATGGGCAATTCCTGCAGTACCGCTTGCACGCTGCGGACGGCTCGATCAACGGCGAGTTGGTGCGTCAGTTCAGCGTCGACAGCCAACCCGAAGGCTGCGTGGCCGACGATCAGCGCCAACGCTTGTTCCTCGGCGAGGAAGATGTCGGCGTCTGGACCGTCGATGCCCGTGCCGACCAACCGGCCACCCTGGGCAGCGTGATCAAGGTCGGTGCGCAACTGCACGCCGATGTCGAGGGCATCGCCTTGTATCAAAGCGCCGGCCACGACTACCTGGTGATCTCCAGCCAGGGCAACGACAGCTATGTGGTGCTCGATGCCCAGCCACCCTATGCCGTGCGCGGAGCGTTCAGGGTCGGGCTGAACGCGGCGGCGAACATCGACGGGGCTTCGGAAACCGACGGCCTGGAGGTGGTTTCGGCCAACCTCGGGGGACCTTGGAGCCGGGGCATGCTGGTAGTCCAGGACGGGCGCAAGCGCATGCCCGAGCAAGCCCAGAATTTCAAGTTCGTGCCGTGGACCGACGTGGCGAAAGCGCTAGGCCTGCCTTGAAGGGCGCCGTCATCAACCGGTCACGAACATTTCATGCAATAGCAGTCCGACAGGAGTTCAACCCATGCAAGCCACACTGGAACACATGACGATCTGGGGCTTGATCAGCGACGCGAGCCTGCTGGTCAAGGCGGTCATGCTCACGCTGTTATTGGCCTCGTTGCTGAGCTGGTACCTGATCATCCAGCGCAGCACCGTGCTGCAGCGCAGCGAGCGCCAATTCAACGGTTTTCTCCAGCGCTTTCGCAGCAGCGCTGATCTGCTGCCGCTGTACCGCGAAACCGCCCAGGCGCGCGCGGAGGACGGCGGCGTGCTGCCGGTTTTCCATGCCGGTTACCAGGCGTTCATCCAACTGAACCTGCCTTCGGGCAGCCCTGCGGTGGTGCTCGAAGGCGTCGAACGCTCGCTTTACGTGGCCATCAGCGAACAAGAAATCCAGCTGGAAAAGGGCCTGCAGTTTCTGGCCACTGTCGGCTCGGTCAGCCCTTACATCGGCCTGTTCGGCACCGTATGGGGAATCATGAACGCCTTCCTGGGCTTGTCCCAGGTGCAACAGGCCAGTCTTTCCACCGTGGCGCCGGGCATCGCCGAAGCGTTGATCGCCACGGCCATTGGCCTGTTTGCCGCGATCCCGGCGGTGGTTGCCTATAACCGCCTGGCTGCGCGCGGGCAGACGCTGCTGACCCGCTACTACGCCTTTGGCAACGAATTGCAGGCCCGCTTGCATCGCAAGTTGCACGGTGCCTCGGTGAACCTGGCGACGGCCGCTTGAAGGGAGAGGGCAGATGTTAGTCAAGCCGCAACGCAAGCACGGGCCCAAGGCCGAAATGAATGTGGTCCCCTACATCGACGTCATGCTGGTGTTGTTGGTGATCTTCATGGTCACCGCGCCGATGCTGACCCAAGGCGTGAAGATCGAGCTGCCCAAGGTCGCCAGCGAAGCCTTGGCCAACGACGGCCGGCAGCGGATCCTGACGTTGTCGGTGAAAGCCGAAGGCGGCTACTACTGGAACCTCGGCGGCGAACTGGACACTCAGCACCAGACCGACAGCGCGGTGGACCTGGAGCAGCTGCGCGTGAAGGTGGCGCAGGTCGTCGCCGAGCGCAGCGATACCCAGGTCTACATCCGGGCTGATGGCCATGCCGATTACGCCCGGGTCGTTGCCGCCATGGCGGCCTTGCAGCAGGGCGGGGTGAGCAACCTGGGCCTGGTGACCGAGGCTGAACGATGACGGCGATGATCATGCACGGTTCGTCCATGGGGTGGCCGGTGCCGGGCCGCGAGGGCTTCTGGAAAAATGGCTTGGCGGCGGGCGGTGCCGTGGCGTTGCACGCCGCCGTCGTCGTACTGCTGGTGGCCGGTTGGACGGTGGAGAAACCGTCGGTGGAGGCGCCTCGGGTCCTGCGTACGCAACTGGTTATCCTGCCACCAGCCCCGGCTCCCCAGGCGCCCGCGCCCGTGGCGGCTGTCACACCGCAACCGGTCGAAGCGCCTGCGCCGCAGGTCGAGGCTCCCCGCCCCAAACCGGTCGAGGCAACGCCTGATCCGCAGCTTCAAGCAAGGAAGCTGGAGCAGGCTGCCTTGGCTCGCAAACGGGTCGAGGAGCGCAAGCGCGAACAACAGGCCGATGAGCAACGGCAGCGCCAGGAAAGTGAACGTCGTCGGCACGAAGCGGAGCAGCAGGCTGCGGAACAACAGCGCCAGGCCCAACAGGCCGAGGCGCTCGCCCAGCAACGCCGTGCCGAACAGGCGCGCCTGGCCGCCGACAGCCGCAGCTATCTGCCCCTGAGCAAAGAGGCACCGGACTATCCGCAACGGGCGTTGGACAAAGGGCTGGAAGGTGATTGCACTGTGGAGTACAGCGTGACGCCGGATGGACGGATCGAGAACCCGAAGGTGCTCGATGGCTGCCACCCCTTATTCATCCGACCGTCCCTGGCGGCCGCCCAGACATTCCGCTACCAGCCGCGGATCGTCGACGGCCGGGCGGTCACGGTGCCGGCGGTAAGGAATACCTTTCACTACCGAATCAAATAGTCTGGCGGACATCGGCGGTGGGCCGGTGCTGGCGCAACAGCTCGATCTGTTGGGCGGGAATCAAGGTGCGCAACGATTTATAAAGCGCCCGGGTCTCCAGCAGGTTCCAGACGCGCAACATGGTTTCCAGCGCATCGAGGGGCTTGCTGATGAAGTCCCTCGCGCCCAACGCCAGGGCCCGCAGGCGGGTGTCGCGGGTGGCGTCGGCGGTCAAGACCAGGATGGGCAGGTAGTCATTGGCCGGGATCCGCCGGTTGAGTTGCTCCAGCACCGCGAAGCCGTCGAACACAGGCATGTGCAGGTCCAGGATGACCAGGTCCGGCTCGAAACTGTTGAACAGGTCCAGGGTGCGCAGCGGTTCGGTGCTGCTCAGTACATTGTGCAACCCTTCGCGGGCCAGCAGTTGTTCCATCAGGTCGAGGTTGGGGCGCTGATCGTCAATGATCAGGATGCGCAAATCGCGATTCATGCGGACTCCGGTAAATAACGTTCCAGGTGGCCAAGGAAGGCCTGGATATGAATGGGTTTGGTCAGGATCGCGGTGGCGCCTGCGTCGCGCAGGGCGCGGTGGGCCAGGTCGCTGGCATCGGCGGTGATCATCAGCACTGGCGTCGACGCCGTGGCTGGGGATTGGCGCAGGCGGCGAAGAACTTCCAGGCCTTCCAGGTCAGGCAAGGTCACGTCCAGCAAGATCAACTGTGGCGTGTGCTGGCGAGCCAGGTCCAGGCCCATCTGGCCTTGCATGCTCGACAACAGCTGGATGCCCGGACGGCGTTGCATTAGGGTTTCGATCAGGGCCAGGCTCGACAGGTTGTCTTCGATGCACAGCACCTTGGCGTCGAACTCGGTGCGCGGACGCGCCACTTCCAGTGCAACCATCGGCGGCAGATGAGACCCGGACACGTGGGCGCAGGGCAGTTGCAGGGTGAAGCAGCAACCTTGTCCCGGATCACTGCGCACTTGCAGGTGGCCTTGCATCATCTCCAGCAGGCTCTTGCTCAGGGAAAGTCCGAGTCCGGTGCCTTCGACCTGTGGATCGGCGCCAAGGCGTTCGAATGGCTTGAACAGGCGGCCCAACAGCTCGGGGGCGATGCCATGACCGGTGTCGCTGATGGCGATGCTGACGTGGGGGGCTTGGACAATGACCTCGATGCGCACCTCGCCGCCCGGCCGGTTGTATTTGATGGCGTTGGACAGCAGGTTCAACAACACCTGGACCAGGCGTTGGCGGTCGGCAAGCACGCCGCTGCCGTCGGGCAGCAAGGGAAGCTCGGCCAAATGGATACCGGCGTCGGCGGCCATTGGCGATACCAGGGTCAAGGCTTCGTGCAGCACCGCCGGCAGGCCGATCGGTTCGATGTTCAACGGCAGTCGACCCGCTTCGATCCGGGCGATGTCGAGCACCTCGTTGATCAACGCCAGCAAGTGCTGGCCCGCCCGGAGGATGTGACTGACCTGCGGGCGCTGGCCAGCGATGGAATCCATGTCCAGCAGTTGCGCGAAGCCCAGGATGGAGTTCAACGGCGTACGCAGTTCGTGGCTCATGCGGGACAGGAACTCACTCTTGGCGCGACTGGCGCTTTCGGCTTCCTCGCGGGCCGTGCGCAGGGCTATCTCGGCGGCACGCCGGTCGGTAATGTCGCGGGTGATCTTGGAGAAGCCGCGCAGGGCGCCGGTGCCGTCGTATTGGGCGGTGATCACCACGCTGGCCCAGAACCGACTGCCGTCCTTGCGGCATCGCCAGCCTTCTTCCATGTAGTGACCGTCGCGGGTGGCCTCGAGCAGGGCCATGTCCGGGTGCGCCGGGCATTCTTCGGCGAGGTAGAACAGCGAGAAATGCCGGCCAAGCACTTCCTGTTCGGTATAACCCTTGATCCGCTCGGCGCCGACATTCCACGTGATCACATGGCCCTGGGCGTCCAGGGCGAAAATCCCATAGTCCTTCACGCCGTCGATGATCAGTCGCAGGCGTTCTTCGTTATCGCGCAAGGCTCGCTCGCGCTCGGCCAGCAATTGCCCGGCCTCCACCAGGCGCGTGCCCAGTTGGCCGATTTCATCCCGCTCCGGTGGTTGTGGCAGCAGCGGTTGGCCCAACGCCAGGCGCTGGGCGTTGCCTTGTACCTTCTGGACCCTGGCAACGATGCCCTTGGACAGGAACAGCACCGCGACGATGGCGCCAAACAGCCCGCACACCGCCGCCAGCAGGGTCGCGAACAACAGGCGCATGCGCGTGGCCGAGGCGGCGGCGCTGCGCTCGGCGAGCAAGGCGTCTTCGCGGATGCGCATGGCGCTGATCTGTTCGCGCAACACATCCAGTACTTGTTTGTTTTCGATCAGGATGGCGGTAATGGTCGCGGTGTCATCGCCCTTGCCTGTGCGCAGGGCGACCAGCCCCTTGAGTTTTTCGCCGATCAGCGGCGTGATGGTCTTGAGATGCTCGCGCATCCTGGCGTCGCGGATGTTGTGATCCAGGCGTTGCAATGCGGCCTGGATCTTCGGTGTGGCCTGTTCATAGCCTGGCAGGAAATCTTCGCGACGGGTCAACAGATATCCGCGCACGCTGGCGGCCGCTTCGGCCAGCAAGGTGTGCACCGCCTGGATGTCGCCCTGCACCAGCAGGACACGGCGGACATCTTCCTCGGCGCGGGCGGTCTGGCGCTCAGTGATATAGATCAGCACCAAGGACAGCAACAGGACCACCAATGGCAGGGAGATCACCACCAATGCCTTGCCGCGCAAGGGCAGGTTGGCCCAACGTCGGGCGGCGAGAAACCTCATGGCCATTGTCCGGAAGGTTGCGCGACCAGCCCCAGGGCAACACCGCGCACGGCGGCCTGGGTTCGGTCGGCGGCGCCAAGCTTGCCGATGACCCGTTCCACGTGGGCCTTCGCGGTGCCGGGGGCGATGCCGAGCTTTTCGCCGATTTCACGGTTGCTGAACCCGCTCGCCACCAGACCGAGCACCTGGCGCTCGCGGGTTGTCAGCGCCTGGACCTGCGGCGCACCGCTTGCGCCGCGCTCGGCCATGCGTCGCAAGAGGCGGGCGCTGACCGCGCTGTTGAGGGCTTCTTCGCCCTGGGCGACCCGTTTCAGCGCATCGAGCATCTCGGCACGGCTGGCATCCTTGAGCAAATAGCCGACGGCACCTGCCCCAATGGCGGCTTCGAGGTGGTCGGGACTATCGTCCATGGTGAAGACCATCACCTTGATCTGTGGCTGGCGCTGCTTGAGGATGCGCGCCGCACCAAGGCCGTTGAGCACCGGCATGCGGATATCGAGGATGGCGATGTCGGGCTGCAACCGCTCACACAGATCGAGTGCCTCCTGGCCGTCGCACGCCTGGCCGACCACTTCGAACCCTTCAATGCCGGCGAGCATGGAAATGAAACCGGTACGGGTGACTTCGTGATCGTCGGCCAGCAGTAGGCGCACGGGACGGTTCATGGATGTTCTCCTTGGATTGGCAGCGGCACGCTGGCCAACAAGCGGGTGCCACCACCGGGTTCGCTGCGACAGTCCAGGTGGCCACCGAGCAGGCTTGCGCGTTCCTGCATGGCCGCCAGGCCCAGATGGCTGGAGCCATGGCTTTCAATGGGTGGCTCGAGGGCAAATCCACGGCCATCGTCCTCGACCCGCAACGTGGCCAGCCCGTCACCCACCGTCAAGCCCAGGCACACGTGCCGGGCCTGGGCATGCTTGAGGATATTGTTGATGCCTTCCTGGGCGATGCGGAACAGGGCAATCTCGGCGTTTGCCGACAGCCGCGCGGTACTGTGCCTGGTCCAGTCCACCACCAGTCCGGCTTCGCGCAGGCGATCGGCTTCCTTGTCGATGGCGCTGTACAAGCCAAAATCATCCAGCACATGGGGGCGAAGGCCGCCAATCAATTGCCGACTCTCGCCGACGCAGCGCTGGGCCAGGTCGAGGATGGCCTGGAGTTCATTGTCCAGTGTCGACGCCATTGGCGAGCAGCGTCCGGCAAACCCTTGCAGGCGCTGGTGCAGCCCCGCGAGGTTCTGCGCCAGGCCATCATGCAGGTCATAGGCCACGCGCTTGCGTTCGTCTTCCTGGGCAGTGAACAGTCGATGGACCAGCTCGGACATCGTCCGCTCCCGTGCTTGCAACGCCTGGAGCAGTCGGCTGTTTTCCATGTGCGCCGCCAGCAGCGTCGCGAGCAATTGCAGTGACTCGATGTCTTCGTTGTCGGGGGCGCCCAAGGGCACGCTGTTGCCCAGCAGCAGGGCGCCGAACACGATGCCGTCCGCACCTCGCAACGGCATGCGCAACACCTGCGCCAGGGCTTTGCCCGGGCAGTCCAACCATTGCGGTTCCGGCGCCGAAGGCTGCGCGAGACTGGCCAGCAGGTCGAGTCCATCGCCGCTGCCGTGGCTGGCAACGGTCTGCAGCGTGGTGTCCGGCGTCCACTCCAGCAACAGGCCATGGTCCATGGCGACGAAGGCGCACGCTCGCTGCACCGCACGCTGGCGCATCTGCGCCAACGGCAGCCGGGTCAGCTCATGGCCGGTACCCAGCAAAAGACCCAGGCGTGCCGCCCGGCTTTGCGACTGGCGATATTGGCTGCGCATCGCCAGGGCGCTGCCTGGGTCATGGGGTGGGCTTTGCAATGGGGGAACTCCAGCGTGGAAGGGCATCGGCCCGTAAGTGATTGGCTTCATTAGACCTTGCGATCGGCACCCAGCCTATCTGCCGAATGGCATAGGCGATCGGCACCGGTTGGCCGATGGCGGGCACCGCGTGGACCGGCAAAGTGGGGCCATTGAAACCCAAAGGAACGCAACGATGAAAATGAAAACCTGTGCCATTGCCGCTTTTTTCCTGCTGGCCGCGCCATTTGTCCAGGCCGTGGAAACCGTGCCGTTCGTATACCGCACCGTCGCCGAGCTACCGCAAAAGCAAACCGACCGGGAAATTGCGGGGCTGTTCGACCGTTGGAACGTGGCACTGCAAACCGGCAGCGCCAGCGCCGTGACCGCCCTCTACGCCCCGGATGCGATATTGCAACCGACTGTTTCCAACAAGGTGCGCAGCACTCCAGAACAGATCCAGGACTACTTTGTGCACTTCCTGGCAGGCAAGCCGGTCGGCGTGATCAACTACCGGGAGATCCGTCACCTGGGCGCCGACGCGGCGATGGACAGTGGCGTCTACACCTTCACGCTGACCCAGGCCGACGGTTCCAAACGCGAGGTGCAGGCGCGCTACACCTTCCTCTACGAGCGACTCGACGGGCAGTGGAAGATCATCAACCATCACTCGTCGGCCATGCCCGAAGTGCCCAAGACCCTGCACGCAAGCCACTGAGACGGACGGCGCCCTTGTGGTCCAGGGCGCTGATTCATCGACCATCTTCTACTGCCTTGTATTAAAGCCTTGGAATAGCCTGCGGATATTAATTAGAATCAGTCTCATTAACGACATT
This genomic interval carries:
- a CDS encoding TonB-dependent receptor, which translates into the protein MQHRTSTAGLVGFTLTALAMAVASERLSAAETSATEHVEVVGQAASIDQALKEQRSADSIKSVVHADGVAQLPDENVAEAVQRLPGISVERDQGEGRFVSVRGLGPDLNSVTINGTLVPAPESERRAVALDVLPSELVQSLSVIKTLTPDMDANSLGGTVDVKSLSAFDHKGLFYTGSSEASYDKNTAQTSPKFSGAISDRFSLGDGIDNFGVAAALSWQKRDFGSDNVETGGAWDFEQGSRLEEFEQRDYDIRRERAGGGLNFDYKPDDFSSYYLRTLYSRYKDSETRNAASIAFDDPQAPGEIGPAEGERKLKQREETQQIQSYVLGGERLFGLWTLSGQAGYSESSEDSPGHIAGATFQGIDGIDGGFYDSGKPRPIVGPGFYDPANFSLDKVDWERQKTTDTEKNLRLDLARDYDVKGYASQVKFGGKVSRRDKDNDLDAWVYEDFDDLGFTDEQLGLGQFQKGNVDYRLGRFGPGISAGAIKQLLGGLDRDEFFDEQESRVNDFKMSEDINAAYLMNTVDIDDWRFIAGMRYEGTEFEAKGTGATDGVFTDTDTRRQYHHWLPGLHARYQLDKNTQVRAAWTKSVVRPTFGQLAPGFVIDDDEATFGNPDLKPLESSNLDLGIEHFMGRAGTVSAFVFYKDIQNFVYNTDLAGTGAWTDFAEAHSFANGDSAKLYGLELAYSQKFDWLPAPWNGLLLGGNATFSRSDAQIEGLDQASGTQRKRSIDLPNQSDTVGNLMLGWENDKLSLRLSANYKSAYLYELASISDRDHDLYVDAQTFVDFSARYSLTKNLQVSLEAQNLTDEPYFVYTGHRSYNGQFEEYGPTYKLGLTFTHF
- a CDS encoding phytase, whose translation is MIACLLASHAQAAPSLKLQPWTQDLSANAVAFLPGEAAGRLLAGRDGLLLLDDQGRELARFNGAFDGLDTRALGANALVTSLDSSRQQALLVSLDPQKRQWGTPLYLPTRDFPVNGLCLYRDEASNLFVFLVGEEGRGEQWLVGHGEQLSETAQRVRGLPLPPDATTCQVQDDASQLFVNEERVGWWAYPASSEAESVRVPVAMRAPFGDIRHLAGAMAVLPGGLLGLDPQAGQLNVYQQQGQAWVAKGGLPLTGLKEPESLAVRLTKNGAQLLLRDDESGRLYQGDINWQPTPVPLAPRLPNVAAIAQSEPVARQGDAADDPAIWVHPTTPAMSRVLGTNKKQGLLAYDLQGKLLQELPVGRLNNVDVRSGLKLGSQTIDLAVASNRDRNSLSLFSIDRASGELREAGEIATPLKEIYGICLFQPDSGELYAFANGKDGQFLQYRLHAADGSINGELVRQFSVDSQPEGCVADDQRQRLFLGEEDVGVWTVDARADQPATLGSVIKVGAQLHADVEGIALYQSAGHDYLVISSQGNDSYVVLDAQPPYAVRGAFRVGLNAAANIDGASETDGLEVVSANLGGPWSRGMLVVQDGRKRMPEQAQNFKFVPWTDVAKALGLP
- the tolQ gene encoding protein TolQ, yielding MQATLEHMTIWGLISDASLLVKAVMLTLLLASLLSWYLIIQRSTVLQRSERQFNGFLQRFRSSADLLPLYRETAQARAEDGGVLPVFHAGYQAFIQLNLPSGSPAVVLEGVERSLYVAISEQEIQLEKGLQFLATVGSVSPYIGLFGTVWGIMNAFLGLSQVQQASLSTVAPGIAEALIATAIGLFAAIPAVVAYNRLAARGQTLLTRYYAFGNELQARLHRKLHGASVNLATAA
- the tolR gene encoding protein TolR, yielding MLVKPQRKHGPKAEMNVVPYIDVMLVLLVIFMVTAPMLTQGVKIELPKVASEALANDGRQRILTLSVKAEGGYYWNLGGELDTQHQTDSAVDLEQLRVKVAQVVAERSDTQVYIRADGHADYARVVAAMAALQQGGVSNLGLVTEAER
- a CDS encoding TonB family protein, which translates into the protein MTAMIMHGSSMGWPVPGREGFWKNGLAAGGAVALHAAVVVLLVAGWTVEKPSVEAPRVLRTQLVILPPAPAPQAPAPVAAVTPQPVEAPAPQVEAPRPKPVEATPDPQLQARKLEQAALARKRVEERKREQQADEQRQRQESERRRHEAEQQAAEQQRQAQQAEALAQQRRAEQARLAADSRSYLPLSKEAPDYPQRALDKGLEGDCTVEYSVTPDGRIENPKVLDGCHPLFIRPSLAAAQTFRYQPRIVDGRAVTVPAVRNTFHYRIK
- a CDS encoding response regulator → MNRDLRILIIDDQRPNLDLMEQLLAREGLHNVLSSTEPLRTLDLFNSFEPDLVILDLHMPVFDGFAVLEQLNRRIPANDYLPILVLTADATRDTRLRALALGARDFISKPLDALETMLRVWNLLETRALYKSLRTLIPAQQIELLRQHRPTADVRQTI
- a CDS encoding ATP-binding protein; this translates as MRFLAARRWANLPLRGKALVVISLPLVVLLLSLVLIYITERQTARAEEDVRRVLLVQGDIQAVHTLLAEAAASVRGYLLTRREDFLPGYEQATPKIQAALQRLDHNIRDARMREHLKTITPLIGEKLKGLVALRTGKGDDTATITAILIENKQVLDVLREQISAMRIREDALLAERSAAASATRMRLLFATLLAAVCGLFGAIVAVLFLSKGIVARVQKVQGNAQRLALGQPLLPQPPERDEIGQLGTRLVEAGQLLAERERALRDNEERLRLIIDGVKDYGIFALDAQGHVITWNVGAERIKGYTEQEVLGRHFSLFYLAEECPAHPDMALLEATRDGHYMEEGWRCRKDGSRFWASVVITAQYDGTGALRGFSKITRDITDRRAAEIALRTAREEAESASRAKSEFLSRMSHELRTPLNSILGFAQLLDMDSIAGQRPQVSHILRAGQHLLALINEVLDIARIEAGRLPLNIEPIGLPAVLHEALTLVSPMAADAGIHLAELPLLPDGSGVLADRQRLVQVLLNLLSNAIKYNRPGGEVRIEVIVQAPHVSIAISDTGHGIAPELLGRLFKPFERLGADPQVEGTGLGLSLSKSLLEMMQGHLQVRSDPGQGCCFTLQLPCAHVSGSHLPPMVALEVARPRTEFDAKVLCIEDNLSSLALIETLMQRRPGIQLLSSMQGQMGLDLARQHTPQLILLDVTLPDLEGLEVLRRLRQSPATASTPVLMITADASDLAHRALRDAGATAILTKPIHIQAFLGHLERYLPESA
- a CDS encoding response regulator; this translates as MNRPVRLLLADDHEVTRTGFISMLAGIEGFEVVGQACDGQEALDLCERLQPDIAILDIRMPVLNGLGAARILKQRQPQIKVMVFTMDDSPDHLEAAIGAGAVGYLLKDASRAEMLDALKRVAQGEEALNSAVSARLLRRMAERGASGAPQVQALTTRERQVLGLVASGFSNREIGEKLGIAPGTAKAHVERVIGKLGAADRTQAAVRGVALGLVAQPSGQWP